A single genomic interval of Bacillus smithii harbors:
- a CDS encoding branched-chain amino acid ABC transporter permease — MEFVQQLVNGISLGSIYALLALGYTMVYGIVKLINFAHGDVFMVGAFIGFYSVTVFHFSFFPALLLAMAVCAVFGVLIERIAYKPLRNATRIAALITAIGVSLFIEYGTIYLRGAQPEAYPSNVLPEKNINIFGVTINSQSLLILFTSIVLMIVLQFIVHRTKVGKAMRAVSYDAEAARLMGISVDRTISATFAIGSALAGAAGVIFGIYYTKIDPLMGIIPGLKAFVAAVLGGIGIIPGAMVGGLLLGVIESLVSAMGFSLWRDGAAFIVLILLLIFRPSGLFGKNVREKV, encoded by the coding sequence ATGGAATTCGTTCAACAATTAGTAAACGGAATATCGCTCGGCAGCATCTATGCTTTACTTGCCCTCGGATATACCATGGTTTATGGAATCGTGAAATTGATTAATTTTGCGCATGGTGATGTTTTTATGGTAGGAGCCTTTATCGGATTTTACTCTGTCACCGTGTTTCATTTCAGTTTTTTCCCGGCTTTGCTGTTGGCGATGGCGGTTTGCGCAGTGTTTGGCGTACTCATTGAACGCATTGCCTATAAGCCATTGAGAAATGCTACGAGAATTGCCGCGCTGATCACAGCGATTGGAGTTTCTTTGTTTATTGAATACGGCACGATCTATTTGCGCGGAGCACAGCCGGAGGCATATCCAAGCAATGTTCTTCCTGAAAAAAATATCAACATTTTCGGGGTTACGATCAATAGTCAATCACTGCTGATCCTTTTCACCTCCATTGTATTAATGATCGTTCTTCAGTTTATCGTACATCGAACAAAGGTAGGAAAAGCCATGCGGGCCGTTTCCTATGATGCGGAAGCTGCACGATTAATGGGAATCAGCGTAGACCGCACCATATCGGCCACCTTTGCCATCGGTTCTGCTTTGGCAGGCGCTGCCGGAGTTATTTTTGGAATTTACTATACCAAAATTGATCCACTCATGGGGATTATTCCAGGACTGAAAGCTTTCGTCGCAGCCGTATTGGGGGGTATAGGGATTATTCCGGGAGCAATGGTGGGAGGTTTGCTTCTCGGTGTCATTGAATCGTTGGTCAGTGCAATGGGCTTTTCATTATGGCGCGATGGGGCGGCATTTATCGTTTTGATTCTGCTGTTAATTTTTCGACCGTCCGGCTTGTTTGGAAAAAATGTAAGAGAAAAAGTGTAG
- a CDS encoding IS4 family transposase has protein sequence MDKNTLILSFGKWVSPINIQKLSEQVKELKQDYYTKKLTTEAYIKLLLVAQLLEFKSLEEMSDALVDEDLQKALGFESISASQLSRKNNQIHPLILANLFLDLVWKIQRYHYKNGKNMPLKIIDSSTLPLNLTHYKWAKFRKTKAGVKLHLRLVFMDKDTVYPEKAVITTAKEHDRNQLEVLVDDQEAMYVFDRGYVDYERFDRMTDDGYFFVSRLKKNAVIREVYTFSLPDDCHVLSDKMVYIGTTQNRTENVFRLLEVMDTKGNLLRFITNRFDLKPEEISDIYRSRWAIELFFKWLKQHVEIKHFYGMSETAIQNQIFLALITYCLHVLIQLEMKSKKSLLRITRWLKRALWKPAYVWLRKFDGRASP, from the coding sequence ATGGACAAGAATACACTAATTTTATCATTTGGTAAATGGGTTTCACCCATAAATATTCAAAAACTTAGCGAACAAGTCAAAGAATTGAAACAGGACTATTACACAAAAAAGCTGACAACAGAAGCTTATATTAAACTTTTATTGGTAGCCCAGCTGCTCGAATTTAAGAGCTTAGAGGAAATGAGTGATGCACTTGTAGACGAAGATCTTCAAAAAGCACTCGGATTTGAATCGATAAGTGCCTCTCAGCTATCCCGAAAAAACAATCAGATCCACCCACTAATTCTTGCAAATTTGTTCTTGGATCTTGTTTGGAAAATTCAACGGTACCATTATAAAAACGGAAAGAATATGCCACTGAAAATCATTGATTCAAGTACACTCCCGTTGAACTTGACCCATTATAAATGGGCAAAATTCCGGAAAACAAAAGCTGGTGTAAAGCTACACTTACGGCTCGTTTTCATGGATAAAGACACCGTCTATCCTGAAAAAGCAGTGATTACGACAGCAAAAGAACATGACCGAAATCAACTCGAAGTCCTAGTGGATGATCAAGAAGCCATGTATGTGTTTGACCGCGGTTATGTGGACTATGAACGTTTTGATCGGATGACAGATGATGGCTATTTCTTCGTTTCAAGACTGAAGAAAAACGCAGTCATTCGTGAAGTCTATACATTTTCACTTCCTGATGATTGTCACGTTCTATCCGATAAAATGGTCTACATTGGTACCACACAAAATCGTACTGAAAATGTCTTTCGTCTACTAGAAGTTATGGACACAAAAGGGAACTTACTTCGTTTCATCACCAACCGATTTGATTTAAAACCAGAAGAGATAAGTGATATTTACCGATCTCGCTGGGCTATTGAACTCTTTTTCAAATGGCTCAAGCAACACGTAGAAATTAAGCACTTTTATGGAATGAGTGAAACAGCTATTCAAAATCAAATTTTCTTAGCCCTGATCACGTATTGCTTACATGTTCTCATTCAATTGGAGATGAAAAGTAAGAAATCCCTACTTCGAATTACTCGTTGGTTAAAGAGAGCTCTGTGGAAACCAGCTTATGTTTGGTTGCGAAAATTTGATGGGCGAGCCAGTCCATAA
- a CDS encoding ABC transporter ATP-binding protein: MLKIEDIHVYYGNIHALKGVSLDIHQGEIVTLIGANGAGKSTLLKTISGLLKPKSGKIEYENQSIMGKPAQAIVKMGISHVPEGRRIFANMSVQENLELGAFLRKDKDEIRKDYEKVFQLFPRLQERWKQQAGTLSGGEQQMLAMGRALMARPKLLLLDEPSMGLAPLLVKTIFRIIQEINETGTTILLVEQNANMALSVADRAYVIETGKVVLSGTPEELNESDQIKHAYLGGQ; this comes from the coding sequence ATGCTGAAAATAGAAGATATTCATGTTTATTATGGAAATATTCATGCTTTAAAGGGTGTGTCTTTGGATATTCATCAAGGCGAAATTGTGACGCTGATAGGAGCGAATGGCGCTGGAAAGAGTACACTGTTAAAAACGATTTCCGGATTGCTAAAGCCGAAATCAGGAAAAATAGAGTACGAGAATCAATCTATTATGGGAAAACCGGCTCAAGCAATCGTTAAGATGGGGATTTCTCACGTTCCGGAAGGACGTCGAATTTTTGCGAATATGTCTGTTCAAGAAAATTTGGAATTAGGAGCTTTTTTAAGGAAGGATAAAGATGAGATTCGCAAAGATTACGAAAAAGTTTTTCAGCTGTTTCCGCGGCTGCAGGAACGTTGGAAGCAGCAGGCGGGAACTTTATCGGGCGGAGAGCAGCAAATGCTAGCCATGGGCCGAGCATTGATGGCTCGTCCAAAACTGCTGCTGCTGGATGAACCTTCCATGGGATTAGCGCCTCTTTTAGTGAAAACCATTTTCCGAATTATTCAGGAAATCAATGAAACTGGTACAACCATTTTGCTGGTGGAGCAAAATGCCAATATGGCTCTGTCAGTAGCCGATCGAGCTTACGTGATTGAAACAGGGAAAGTCGTCCTGTCCGGAACTCCGGAAGAACTGAACGAAAGCGATCAAATCAAACATGCTTATTTAGGAGGGCAATAA
- a CDS encoding ABC transporter substrate-binding protein: MKKKFSSITLTLLFSTVLMAGCGASSTTGGSASNGKTIKVGADLELSGNVASYGQSIAEGFALALDDINKKGIDGKKIELIKADNKSDAAEATNTAIKLVSQDKVAVLVGSATSTNTLAQVQVAQDNKIPLITPTATNPEVTVKGGKLNDYVFRTCFIDPFQGTVAANFAADQLKVKKAAILIDSSSDYAKGLASAFEKSFKKTGGKIVSKEAYVAKDTDFHATLTRIKGENPQFIYLPGYYEEVGLIVKQAREIGLNVPIMGGDGWDSPKLVKIAGPKALNNTYITNHYSSGDPDQKIQKFVKKFKAKYNGDSPDAFNALGYDTAYLLADAIKRAGSTDPEKIKKALEDTKNLELVSGTLTFDKDHNPIKSASILEYKDGKQVFKTKVNP, encoded by the coding sequence ATGAAGAAAAAATTTTCTAGTATTACGCTGACTTTATTATTCTCAACCGTACTCATGGCAGGGTGCGGAGCCAGCAGCACCACCGGCGGAAGCGCATCGAACGGCAAAACGATCAAGGTGGGCGCCGATCTCGAACTGTCGGGGAATGTGGCATCGTATGGGCAATCCATTGCTGAGGGATTTGCTCTCGCATTAGATGATATTAATAAAAAAGGAATTGATGGGAAGAAAATTGAATTAATCAAAGCGGATAATAAATCTGATGCGGCTGAAGCTACGAACACCGCCATTAAGCTGGTGAGCCAAGATAAAGTAGCGGTCCTTGTAGGTTCTGCAACAAGTACCAATACGCTTGCACAAGTACAAGTGGCGCAAGATAACAAGATTCCTTTAATTACGCCGACAGCCACGAATCCGGAAGTGACTGTAAAGGGTGGAAAGCTGAATGACTATGTGTTTCGGACTTGTTTTATCGACCCATTTCAAGGGACGGTCGCAGCGAATTTTGCAGCCGATCAACTGAAAGTGAAAAAAGCGGCGATTCTCATTGACAGCTCGAGTGATTATGCAAAAGGGTTGGCAAGTGCTTTTGAAAAATCCTTTAAGAAAACGGGCGGGAAAATCGTTTCAAAAGAAGCGTATGTAGCAAAAGATACAGATTTTCATGCTACATTAACAAGAATCAAAGGCGAAAATCCACAGTTTATTTACTTGCCGGGCTACTATGAAGAAGTAGGGCTGATTGTAAAACAGGCTCGTGAAATTGGTTTAAACGTTCCGATTATGGGCGGAGACGGTTGGGATTCACCGAAACTGGTGAAAATTGCCGGGCCAAAGGCATTGAATAATACTTATATTACGAATCACTATTCTTCCGGAGATCCGGATCAAAAAATTCAGAAATTTGTGAAAAAATTTAAAGCAAAATATAATGGAGATTCTCCAGATGCCTTTAATGCGCTTGGCTATGATACGGCTTACCTGTTGGCAGATGCAATAAAAAGGGCGGGAAGCACAGATCCGGAGAAAATCAAAAAAGCACTGGAAGACACAAAGAATCTTGAACTGGTGTCAGGCACCTTGACTTTTGACAAAGATCATAATCCGATTAAATCCGCCTCTATCTTAGAATATAAGGATGGTAAGCAAGTATTTAAAACAAAAGTGAATCCATAA
- a CDS encoding ABC transporter ATP-binding protein, which produces MTTNKPLLKVENVGIRFGGLKAVAEANMEIYKGELVGLIGPNGAGKTTFFNLLTGVYVPTEGNLLFNGERLNGMAPFKITRKGISRTFQNIRLFQDLSVLDNVKVAYHSSAKNSIISSIFRLPSHFKNEKEIEEKSLDILKLFKLEGYVHEKAKNLPYGQQRRLEIARALAANPKLLLLDEPAAGMNPQETHDLMNLIAFIRDQFELTILLIEHDMNLVMGVCERIYVLDHGQLIAQGTPEEIRNNPKVIEAYLGEEVS; this is translated from the coding sequence ATGACAACAAACAAACCGTTGCTTAAAGTGGAGAATGTCGGAATTCGATTTGGCGGCTTAAAAGCTGTGGCCGAGGCCAATATGGAAATTTATAAAGGGGAGCTTGTCGGGCTAATCGGACCAAACGGAGCCGGCAAAACTACTTTTTTTAACCTTTTAACCGGCGTATATGTACCGACGGAAGGAAATCTTTTGTTTAACGGTGAACGGTTAAATGGAATGGCGCCTTTTAAAATTACACGAAAAGGCATCAGCCGCACTTTCCAAAACATTCGATTGTTTCAGGACCTTTCTGTTCTTGACAATGTGAAAGTGGCTTATCACTCTTCAGCGAAAAACTCTATTATCAGCTCCATTTTTCGCCTTCCTTCCCATTTTAAGAATGAAAAGGAAATAGAAGAAAAATCGCTGGACATTCTAAAGCTTTTCAAACTGGAAGGTTATGTACACGAAAAGGCAAAAAACTTGCCATACGGACAGCAGCGGCGTTTGGAAATTGCGAGAGCTCTCGCAGCGAATCCAAAGCTTTTATTGCTTGATGAGCCGGCAGCCGGAATGAATCCGCAGGAAACTCATGATTTAATGAATTTGATTGCGTTTATCCGCGATCAGTTTGAATTGACGATCTTGTTGATTGAACATGATATGAATTTAGTCATGGGTGTTTGCGAACGGATTTACGTCCTCGACCACGGACAGCTGATTGCCCAGGGAACACCGGAGGAAATTCGAAACAATCCGAAAGTCATTGAAGCCTATCTGGGCGAGGAGGTATCATAA
- a CDS encoding barstar family protein: protein MKFTFLIVQNGILKNYHKDLASVLHFPNDYGKNLNAFDDCLSDVVPDGIGLGLVLVFKNYDIFSKRDPKAAYDILDIIQNNSWRFLLEYIKLIAFVQSNDAKIDFPNLDGMSAEWNNKEWLDQNRGL from the coding sequence TTGAAATTTACATTTTTGATTGTTCAAAATGGAATTCTCAAAAACTACCATAAAGATTTGGCATCTGTCCTCCACTTTCCAAATGATTATGGTAAAAACTTAAATGCCTTTGACGATTGTTTATCAGATGTGGTTCCGGATGGAATAGGTTTAGGTTTAGTTTTAGTATTCAAAAACTATGATATATTCTCCAAAAGAGATCCAAAAGCGGCTTATGACATTTTGGATATCATTCAAAACAATTCTTGGAGATTTCTACTTGAATACATAAAACTTATTGCTTTCGTGCAATCAAATGATGCCAAAATAGACTTTCCAAATTTGGACGGGATGTCTGCTGAATGGAACAATAAAGAATGGCTGGATCAAAATAGAGGATTATAA
- a CDS encoding HAD family hydrolase, which translates to MKKAIFFDLDDTLLNDRKSIQRAFDVTCGELAEKYGLDSAELEANVRDCARKLYSTYPFFEFTQKIGINPFEGLWGRFTDVHHWKFREMGMLISDYQLKAWKEGLQLSGVPEEEAEGAKKKFQEVRRSTSFVFDDTYEVLEQLKTRGFRLLLLTNGSPSLQLEKLAMEERLIPYFEHIVISGNFGFGKPDPRLFQHALRLMEISAKEAIMVGDNVSTDILGANNAGIDSIWIDHGDGKKMEGAKPTYRVERLKDVLDTTVLLPR; encoded by the coding sequence ATGAAAAAAGCTATTTTTTTTGATTTGGATGATACTTTATTAAACGATCGTAAGAGCATACAGCGTGCGTTTGATGTGACATGTGGGGAACTGGCAGAAAAATATGGATTGGATTCTGCCGAACTGGAAGCGAATGTCCGTGATTGTGCAAGAAAATTATATTCCACTTATCCATTCTTCGAGTTTACCCAAAAAATTGGCATCAACCCATTTGAAGGATTATGGGGGAGATTTACGGATGTCCACCATTGGAAGTTTCGGGAGATGGGAATGCTTATTTCAGACTATCAATTGAAAGCGTGGAAAGAGGGCCTTCAGCTTTCCGGTGTTCCGGAAGAGGAGGCGGAAGGAGCGAAAAAAAAGTTTCAAGAAGTTCGACGTTCTACATCGTTTGTGTTTGACGATACTTATGAAGTTTTGGAGCAATTAAAAACAAGAGGTTTTCGGTTGCTGCTGTTGACGAACGGCTCGCCTTCCCTGCAGCTGGAAAAGCTGGCGATGGAGGAGCGTTTGATTCCATACTTTGAACATATTGTGATTTCCGGCAACTTCGGTTTTGGCAAACCGGATCCTCGTTTATTTCAACATGCTCTCCGCTTAATGGAGATTTCAGCAAAAGAAGCCATTATGGTGGGGGATAATGTGAGTACTGATATTTTAGGGGCCAATAACGCCGGAATCGATTCGATCTGGATTGATCACGGAGACGGCAAAAAAATGGAGGGAGCAAAACCGACCTATCGTGTAGAGCGATTGAAAGACGTTTTGGATACGACCGTTCTTCTTCCGCGATAA
- a CDS encoding branched-chain amino acid ABC transporter permease, with translation MMTIRHTKGFWLSIILALAAFAVVQILINGQILNSFYLNTLFLIGINIILAVSLHLIIGITGQFSIGHAGFLAVGAYASAIMTMKFQLPFSAALLIGGVAAAVAGLIIGIPTLRLKGDYLAIATLGFGEILRIALLNIDYVGGASGMQVSHFTTWPWVFACTLIAIVVIANFTNSRHGRACISVRENEIAADAMGINTTFYKVVAFVIGAFFAGVAGGLYSHNFYIIQPTNFGFLKSFDILIFVVLGGLGSMSGAVISAILLTIISTFLQDYPETRMVIYSLVLILMMLFRPQGLMGTKELATFFKERAAEGGTNHDNKQTVA, from the coding sequence ATGATGACGATCAGACATACAAAAGGCTTTTGGCTTTCCATCATATTGGCGCTCGCGGCATTTGCAGTGGTTCAAATACTTATTAACGGGCAAATTCTTAATTCCTTCTATTTAAACACACTATTTTTAATTGGCATCAATATCATATTGGCGGTCAGTCTCCACCTTATTATTGGTATTACAGGACAATTTTCGATTGGCCATGCCGGATTTTTAGCGGTGGGGGCATATGCATCGGCGATTATGACGATGAAGTTTCAATTGCCTTTTTCGGCAGCCCTTTTGATAGGCGGAGTGGCAGCAGCTGTGGCAGGATTGATCATCGGGATTCCGACGCTTCGCTTAAAAGGAGACTATTTGGCCATTGCCACACTGGGATTTGGAGAGATATTGCGGATTGCATTATTGAATATTGATTATGTCGGGGGAGCAAGCGGGATGCAAGTCTCTCATTTTACCACGTGGCCATGGGTATTTGCCTGTACGCTGATTGCTATTGTAGTGATAGCCAATTTTACGAATTCCAGACATGGACGAGCATGTATTTCCGTCCGTGAAAATGAAATCGCTGCTGATGCGATGGGGATTAATACTACTTTTTATAAAGTGGTGGCATTTGTGATAGGGGCGTTTTTTGCCGGGGTGGCCGGAGGTTTATATTCCCACAATTTTTACATCATTCAGCCGACTAACTTCGGATTTTTAAAGTCTTTTGATATCTTGATTTTTGTTGTATTAGGTGGATTAGGGAGCATGTCTGGAGCGGTTATTTCAGCGATCTTGCTGACGATTATTTCCACGTTTCTTCAAGATTATCCGGAAACCCGCATGGTGATATATAGTCTTGTTTTGATTCTCATGATGTTGTTCCGCCCTCAAGGACTGATGGGGACAAAAGAACTGGCGACATTTTTCAAGGAACGTGCAGCTGAAGGGGGAACGAACCATGACAACAAACAAACCGTTGCTTAA
- a CDS encoding lipid II flippase Amj family protein, with the protein MELITSKVMIISSFLLVITMIETLAYSTRISGARVKLIATAISLFSTLVVVSRLSTTIQQPLTAKLIAEAPDINRLHFIEEQYRILMGLTSIGVLLGIFLFPTFINVFSRAIVQLSNERGSMITLFFKFFNIEGFKKVLKCFRLPRFTYLKGITLKTIPKRLFVINIIISAIFTTGVLSSIYASLLVPKYYAQAALMSSGIINGIATILLTLFIDPKASVLADRVMKNQIDYIYLKSYTLTMVSSKFLGTIVAQFLFIPAAYYVAWFAKWI; encoded by the coding sequence ATGGAACTAATTACAAGTAAAGTAATGATCATCTCTTCATTTTTATTAGTTATCACAATGATTGAGACTTTGGCCTATTCAACGAGGATTTCAGGGGCAAGAGTAAAGTTAATCGCAACTGCAATATCTTTGTTTAGTACATTGGTGGTCGTTTCAAGATTATCTACAACCATTCAACAACCTTTAACAGCAAAACTTATTGCAGAAGCTCCAGATATAAATAGATTACATTTTATAGAGGAGCAGTATAGAATTTTAATGGGATTAACTTCAATTGGAGTTTTACTGGGAATTTTTCTTTTTCCGACATTTATCAACGTCTTCTCAAGAGCCATCGTTCAATTGTCAAATGAACGAGGTTCGATGATCACTTTATTTTTTAAGTTCTTTAATATAGAAGGTTTTAAAAAAGTTTTGAAATGTTTTAGATTGCCGAGATTTACCTACCTAAAAGGGATTACCTTAAAAACAATACCTAAACGTCTTTTTGTGATAAATATCATTATTTCTGCTATATTTACAACTGGTGTACTCTCTTCCATATATGCTTCATTGTTAGTTCCGAAATATTATGCACAGGCTGCATTAATGTCATCTGGGATTATAAATGGAATAGCGACCATTTTGTTAACTTTGTTTATTGATCCAAAAGCTTCTGTATTAGCAGATAGAGTAATGAAAAATCAAATTGATTATATTTATTTAAAAAGTTACACTTTGACAATGGTTAGTTCAAAATTTTTAGGCACAATCGTGGCTCAATTTTTGTTTATTCCCGCTGCCTACTATGTCGCTTGGTTTGCCAAGTGGATTTAA